The Armatimonadota bacterium genome segment CTTAGCGAGAGTCTGACCCAGCTCGACGCCGCGCTGGACGGCGCCATCGGTCAGATGGGCGACAAAGAACTTCCCGGCAAGAAGCACGCTGTAACCGTCCTCACACCTCTCGGTCGAATCTCCGCCAAACGAATCGCCATAGTCGGACTCGGTAAGCAAGCCGACCTAGACCCAAGAACCCTCACCCACGCGGCGACCGTCGCCGTTCGCGAGCTGAAAGACAAGGGCATCGCCGAAGTCGCCATCGATCTCCCGGGCGATCCTCGCTTGATCGTCGAAGGCGCCTACATGGCGCTGTTCGAGCCCGATGCCTATCACAAGGAACGCAAGACGACCACCATCTCGACGCTCTGCTTCGCCAACGCGAACGAATCGGAAGTTGAAAAGGGCCGCATCGTCGGCGAAGCGATCAACTTCTGCCGAACCTTGGTCAACGAGCCTGCAAACAGCCTAACGCCGACCGCTCTGGCCGATCAAGCCCAGCAAGCCGCCGAGCGATCCGGGCTCAGCCTGACGGTGTTGGACGAAGACGACATGCACCGGCTGGGTATGTGCTGTCTGCTCGCTGTCGGTCGCGGATCCGAAAAGCGTGCCAAGCTGATCGTTATGAGCCATCGCCCAAATCCCGACCAGCCCTATAAGCTCGCGCTGGTCGGCAAGGGAGTTACCTTCGACACGGGCGGCATCTCCATCAAACCGACCGAAGGCATGGGAGCCATGAAGGGCGATATGGCCGGCGCGGCCGCAACCATCGCCGCTATGGAGGCCATCGGGCGCCTCAATCTGCCTATAAACGTTCTGGGCGTCGCCCCCGCGGTCGAAAACATGCCCGACGGCGCCGCCTATCGCCCGGGCGACGTGATCAAAGCGATGAACGGCAAAACCGTCGAAATCATCACTACCGATGCCGAAGGCCGCCTTGCCCTCGCCGATGCCCTCACCTTTGCCGCCAGGCAAGGCGCCGAACGAATAGTAGACCTGGCCACCCTCACAGGCGCGGTCGGCATTGCGCTCGGCCCCTATGCTACGGGCGCAATGACCAACAACCCAGAACTGCTCGAACTCGTCCGCTCGGCAGGAGAATCGGTCGGCGAGCGCATTTGGGAACTTCCCGCGTGGGACGACTACTCTCAACTTATCAAAAGCCCCATCGCCGATCTCAAGAACGCCTCTGCCAATCGACGCGCAGGAGCCATTGCCGGCGGCGTCTTCCTAAAGGAGTTCGTCGAGGACCGACCCTGGGTGCATCTTGACATCGCCTCGACAGCGACCGTCGGCGAGCACCAGCCAGGAATGGCCCAAGGACC includes the following:
- a CDS encoding leucyl aminopeptidase, with translation MNAKPIPAPIFSSSAEALVYGRFQDEPLSESLTQLDAALDGAIGQMGDKELPGKKHAVTVLTPLGRISAKRIAIVGLGKQADLDPRTLTHAATVAVRELKDKGIAEVAIDLPGDPRLIVEGAYMALFEPDAYHKERKTTTISTLCFANANESEVEKGRIVGEAINFCRTLVNEPANSLTPTALADQAQQAAERSGLSLTVLDEDDMHRLGMCCLLAVGRGSEKRAKLIVMSHRPNPDQPYKLALVGKGVTFDTGGISIKPTEGMGAMKGDMAGAAATIAAMEAIGRLNLPINVLGVAPAVENMPDGAAYRPGDVIKAMNGKTVEIITTDAEGRLALADALTFAARQGAERIVDLATLTGAVGIALGPYATGAMTNNPELLELVRSAGESVGERIWELPAWDDYSQLIKSPIADLKNASANRRAGAIAGGVFLKEFVEDRPWVHLDIASTATVGEHQPGMAQGPSGVPVRALVRLAESLV